One region of Lebetimonas natsushimae genomic DNA includes:
- a CDS encoding response regulator: MKILILDDDVVYGKLVKNYLQKFLLFADIELVTSFKEAKKYNEYDLFIIDYMIPDCKHIEHIEYFLNLNKKVILITAYEKELIADDILNKVLDYVFKDNASLVYLRKLINRIYKNQFFNVMVVDDSAVGRKSIINNLGLLGFKNIIEARNGIEALSLLKKENFNIIITDLHMPKMNGFELVKEIRKEIPIEEIPILVLSSDSNNMTLIKTLKIGANDFILKSFKKEEFFIRLNNLLDIYDTFNLYKTKMYIDPLTGAYNRLYLEIIKSEITKWSKYTVIMLDIDHFKKVNDTYGHLKGDAVLKHFVGLVKSNIRKNDYLIRYGGEEFLIILPEADKKVAIKILQKIKVKSLTSDFNIKYTFSAGVADEKMDLIEKIKLADERLYKAKESGRDKFVLD; this comes from the coding sequence TTGAAAATATTAATTTTAGATGATGATGTTGTTTATGGAAAATTAGTTAAAAATTATTTGCAAAAATTTCTTTTATTTGCAGATATTGAACTTGTTACTTCATTTAAAGAAGCTAAAAAATATAATGAATATGATTTGTTTATTATTGATTATATGATTCCAGATTGTAAACATATAGAACATATTGAATATTTTTTAAATTTAAACAAAAAAGTTATTTTAATCACCGCATATGAAAAAGAATTAATTGCGGATGATATTTTAAATAAAGTATTAGATTATGTTTTTAAAGATAATGCTTCTTTGGTTTATTTAAGAAAATTGATAAACAGAATTTATAAAAATCAGTTTTTTAATGTAATGGTTGTTGATGATTCAGCTGTTGGCAGAAAATCTATTATTAACAATTTGGGTTTATTGGGATTTAAAAATATAATTGAAGCAAGAAATGGAATTGAAGCCTTATCTTTATTAAAAAAAGAAAATTTTAATATTATTATTACGGATTTGCATATGCCAAAAATGAATGGCTTTGAATTGGTAAAAGAAATCAGAAAAGAAATTCCAATAGAAGAAATACCAATACTTGTTTTATCTTCTGACAGTAATAATATGACGTTAATAAAAACACTAAAAATCGGTGCGAATGATTTTATTTTAAAATCTTTTAAAAAAGAGGAATTTTTTATTCGTTTAAATAATCTTTTAGATATATACGACACATTTAATTTATATAAAACAAAAATGTATATCGACCCGTTAACCGGGGCATATAACAGACTTTATCTAGAAATAATAAAATCTGAAATTACCAAGTGGTCTAAATATACTGTTATAATGCTGGATATCGACCATTTTAAAAAAGTCAATGATACATACGGCCATTTAAAAGGTGATGCGGTATTAAAACATTTTGTTGGGCTGGTTAAATCCAATATAAGAAAAAATGATTATCTGATAAGATACGGAGGGGAGGAATTTTTAATTATTTTACCTGAAGCTGATAAAAAAGTTGCCATAAAAATTTTACAAAAAATAAAAGTAAAATCGCTAACATCTGATTTTAATATAAAGTATACTTTTTCTGCCGGTGTAGCTGATGAAAAAATGGATTTGATTGAAAAAATTAAATTAGCAGATGAGAGATTATACAAGGCAAAAGAAAGTGGAAGAGATAAATTTGTATTGGATTAA
- a CDS encoding aminodeoxychorismate synthase component I — protein sequence MKFFLIDFDGNIFIDDVKNLKNIYFSFPAFKLLPKKPQKKTLLFKKNPISFERYQKAFSEVIEEIKKGNTYLLNLTFPTEIQTSWNLLEIFYFAKAPFKLYFKDKFVCFSPERFVRIEGNKIYTYPMKGTIDAHIPQAKELILNNQKEMAEHTMVVDLLRNDLGIIGKNVKVNKFRFIDKIKAGDKELLQVSSEIEATLENWQKNWLEMILKMLPAGSISGTPKKKTVEIIKRVEGYKRGFYTGIFGITDEKTFLDSAVIIRYIENKKCKMENKELKTFIYKSGGGITIDSNIKKEYEELVNKVYIPV from the coding sequence ATGAAATTTTTTTTAATAGATTTTGACGGAAATATTTTTATTGACGATGTTAAAAATTTAAAAAACATCTATTTTTCTTTTCCTGCATTTAAGCTTTTACCTAAAAAACCTCAAAAAAAAACTCTTCTTTTTAAAAAAAATCCAATAAGTTTTGAAAGATATCAAAAAGCTTTTAGCGAAGTAATTGAAGAGATAAAAAAGGGAAATACATATTTACTTAATCTCACATTTCCTACAGAAATTCAGACAAGCTGGAATCTGCTTGAAATATTTTATTTTGCAAAGGCACCTTTTAAATTATATTTTAAAGATAAATTTGTCTGTTTTTCTCCTGAAAGGTTCGTAAGAATTGAAGGAAATAAAATTTATACATATCCTATGAAAGGGACAATAGATGCCCATATTCCACAGGCAAAAGAACTGATTTTAAATAACCAAAAAGAAATGGCCGAACATACGATGGTTGTGGATTTACTGAGAAATGACCTGGGAATAATTGGCAAAAATGTAAAAGTCAATAAATTCCGTTTTATAGATAAAATAAAAGCCGGAGATAAAGAACTGCTGCAGGTCAGCAGCGAAATAGAAGCAACACTTGAAAACTGGCAGAAAAACTGGCTTGAAATGATTTTAAAAATGTTACCGGCCGGATCTATTTCAGGAACACCTAAGAAAAAAACGGTTGAAATCATAAAAAGGGTAGAAGGATATAAAAGAGGATTTTATACCGGAATTTTTGGAATTACGGATGAAAAAACATTTTTGGACAGTGCCGTTATTATAAGATATATTGAAAATAAAAAATGTAAAATGGAAAATAAAGAATTAAAAACATTCATTTACAAAAGCGGGGGAGGAATTACAATTGACAGTAATATTAAAAAAGAATACGAAGAACTCGTAAACAAAGTTTATATTCCTGTTTAA
- a CDS encoding aspartate carbamoyltransferase catalytic subunit translates to MSKHLTHTKELNKDEILQIFTYAKNFFDEKKRDDLKGKLIINIFFENSTRTRSSFEIAAKRLGADVVNLDIARSSTSKGETLYDTAANLDAMGPDAIVVRHNRSGVPKILSNYVKCSIINAGDGAHQHPTQGLLDLFTLMQKWGSLEGKTISIVGDIRNSRVANSDIELFTRFGANVILVGPPQFLPKTNLKTTYNIKEAIEISDAVISLRTQTERHQNATFASLEDYAQNFKITKDLIKDKKIFVMHPGPVHRNIDIDDEVLADERCLVLEQVKNGVAVRMGILKFLLN, encoded by the coding sequence ATGTCAAAACATTTAACCCACACAAAAGAATTAAACAAAGATGAAATATTACAAATATTCACATATGCAAAAAACTTTTTTGACGAAAAGAAAAGAGATGATTTAAAAGGAAAATTAATTATTAATATTTTCTTTGAAAATTCTACAAGAACAAGAAGTTCATTTGAAATAGCGGCCAAAAGACTCGGGGCTGACGTAGTGAATCTAGATATTGCCAGAAGCTCTACATCCAAAGGTGAAACACTTTATGATACAGCAGCAAACCTAGATGCAATGGGGCCTGATGCAATTGTTGTAAGACATAACCGCTCAGGTGTTCCAAAAATACTCTCAAATTATGTAAAATGTTCAATTATAAATGCTGGTGACGGAGCTCATCAACATCCAACCCAGGGACTTCTTGATCTTTTTACACTAATGCAAAAATGGGGTTCACTGGAAGGAAAAACGATCTCAATTGTAGGAGATATAAGAAACAGTCGTGTTGCAAATTCTGATATTGAATTATTTACCCGTTTTGGCGCAAACGTGATTTTGGTGGGACCTCCACAGTTTTTGCCAAAAACAAATTTAAAAACAACTTACAATATAAAAGAAGCAATTGAAATCAGCGATGCCGTAATTTCCCTTAGAACTCAAACGGAAAGACACCAGAATGCCACTTTTGCTTCTCTTGAAGACTATGCCCAGAATTTTAAAATTACAAAAGATTTAATCAAAGATAAAAAAATTTTTGTAATGCATCCGGGACCGGTTCACAGAAACATAGACATAGACGATGAAGTCTTGGCAGATGAAAGATGTCTGGTATTAGAACAGGTTAAAAACGGAGTCGCTGTCAGAATGGGAATACTTAAATTTTTATTAAATTAA
- the cmoB gene encoding tRNA 5-methoxyuridine(34)/uridine 5-oxyacetic acid(34) synthase CmoB translates to MKSEKLKIEAILNERQKWFNWKNIKPIYEKINQCKIENEKWKINFGDVIEIRGDKKYDKEILEIAKMLKPWRKGPFKINDIFIDTEWRSYIKWNIIKPFLNLENKEILDVGGNNGYYAFRMLEFNPKSIEIFDPSALFNLQFKFINKFIKSNISYKLLGVEHIPIYDKKFDVIFCMGVLYHRPDPITMLKELKIALKENGEVILDTLIIEGDEEIALSPIRYAKMKNVYFIPTLKTLYNWIEKAKFKDVKFLGKKYTTIEEQRKTNWIEGESLNHFLNAEQTRTIEGYPPPLRVYLKLKN, encoded by the coding sequence GTGAAAAGTGAAAAATTAAAAATTGAAGCTATCTTAAATGAAAGGCAAAAATGGTTTAATTGGAAAAATATAAAACCAATTTATGAAAAAATAAATCAATGTAAAATTGAAAATGAAAAATGGAAAATTAATTTTGGTGATGTTATAGAAATAAGAGGGGATAAAAAATATGATAAAGAAATTTTAGAAATTGCCAAAATGCTAAAACCATGGAGAAAAGGACCTTTTAAAATAAACGATATTTTTATAGATACTGAATGGAGAAGTTATATTAAATGGAATATTATAAAACCTTTTTTAAATTTGGAAAATAAAGAAATATTGGATGTTGGGGGAAACAACGGATACTATGCTTTTAGAATGTTGGAATTTAATCCTAAAAGTATAGAAATATTTGACCCAAGCGCATTGTTTAATCTGCAGTTTAAATTTATAAACAAATTTATAAAAAGTAATATTTCCTACAAACTTCTTGGAGTTGAACATATTCCAATATATGATAAAAAATTTGACGTAATTTTCTGCATGGGAGTTTTATATCACAGACCTGATCCCATAACCATGCTAAAAGAGCTTAAAATCGCTCTTAAGGAAAACGGTGAAGTTATTTTAGACACACTGATTATTGAGGGGGATGAAGAAATTGCCCTAAGTCCTATTAGATATGCAAAAATGAAAAATGTGTATTTTATCCCTACTTTAAAAACTTTATACAACTGGATAGAAAAAGCCAAATTCAAAGATGTAAAATTTTTAGGTAAAAAATATACAACTATTGAAGAACAGCGAAAAACCAACTGGATCGAAGGGGAAAGTTTAAACCACTTTTTAAATGCAGAGCAAACTAGAACAATAGAGGGGTATCCACCTCCTCTGAGAGTTTATTTAAAACTTAAAAATTAA
- a CDS encoding M20/M25/M40 family metallo-hydrolase — protein sequence MEVLKIFKKITKIPHCSGNTGKLKDFIIEYAKNEGFNVETDKAGNVLAYLEKPVICLQSHIDMVCVGNAPEIEIESDGEWLWAKNSSLGADNGIGVAIMLNLMKKYKNVEYLFTNDEEIGLIGAFNLELKINSPYLLNLDSEDENIYIGCAGGVDAIINYPLKKIKKRGYLADVKIDNLPGGHSGVDIHKNIPNAISELAFDVEEVVEFRGGERRNSIPRSAKAKEFFESGFGEEVDVFDDGYIRFLRNLPHGVLEYDFKFNVVSKSINLAIVENEKIILSLRANSNELLEEVKEYLKAKAKIEVEFEGEYPAWRPEITNLAKILQEITHYDFKVIHAGLECAVLKNKFPKVSMASIGPVIENPHSIYEKVNVKSIEKTLNSVETLLQKVTKR from the coding sequence ATGGAAGTGCTTAAAATATTTAAAAAAATAACAAAAATACCTCATTGCAGTGGAAATACCGGGAAACTTAAAGATTTTATTATTGAATATGCAAAAAATGAGGGTTTTAATGTAGAAACTGACAAAGCGGGAAATGTTTTGGCTTATTTGGAAAAACCAGTTATTTGCTTACAGTCTCATATAGACATGGTTTGTGTTGGAAATGCACCTGAAATTGAAATTGAGAGTGACGGTGAGTGGTTGTGGGCTAAGAATTCCTCACTTGGGGCTGATAACGGAATCGGTGTTGCGATAATGCTAAATCTAATGAAAAAATACAAAAATGTTGAATATCTTTTTACCAATGATGAGGAAATAGGTCTTATCGGGGCTTTTAATTTAGAGCTGAAAATTAATTCCCCTTATCTTCTTAATCTTGACAGTGAGGATGAAAATATCTATATCGGATGTGCAGGTGGAGTTGATGCAATAATTAATTATCCACTTAAAAAAATAAAAAAAAGAGGATATTTGGCTGATGTTAAAATAGATAACCTGCCGGGTGGTCACAGCGGTGTTGATATTCATAAAAATATACCAAATGCAATTAGCGAATTAGCTTTTGATGTTGAAGAAGTTGTAGAATTTAGAGGAGGCGAGAGAAGGAATTCAATTCCAAGAAGTGCAAAGGCCAAAGAGTTTTTTGAAAGTGGATTTGGAGAAGAAGTTGATGTTTTTGATGATGGATATATTAGATTTTTAAGAAATTTGCCTCATGGGGTATTGGAGTATGATTTTAAATTTAATGTGGTAAGTAAATCTATAAATTTGGCAATTGTGGAAAATGAAAAAATTATTCTTTCACTCAGGGCGAATTCTAATGAATTGTTAGAAGAAGTCAAAGAATATTTAAAGGCAAAAGCTAAAATAGAGGTTGAGTTTGAAGGAGAATATCCTGCGTGGAGGCCGGAGATAACTAATTTGGCAAAAATTTTGCAAGAAATAACGCATTATGATTTTAAAGTTATTCATGCGGGACTTGAATGTGCAGTGCTTAAAAACAAATTCCCTAAAGTTTCTATGGCATCAATCGGTCCTGTTATTGAAAATCCTCATTCTATATATGAAAAGGTAAATGTAAAATCTATTGAAAAAACACTAAATTCAGTAGAGACGCTGTTACAGAAAGTTACAAAGCGTTAA
- a CDS encoding DUF6394 family protein: protein MNINKVISGFFFILAMTLNFGFFYGDPTAIDQHSAWELFFAIIVNLIATTMKLGDKTQLGAVLLATSLVADLQLILSSVVWAVALYGLKDFNVTTSVTIVSLSGGALLANIVSVILFMADTIKSKR from the coding sequence ATGAATATTAACAAAGTTATTTCCGGGTTTTTTTTTATTCTTGCCATGACACTCAATTTTGGATTTTTTTATGGAGACCCGACCGCGATAGACCAACACAGTGCGTGGGAGCTGTTTTTTGCAATTATTGTTAATTTGATTGCAACTACTATGAAGCTTGGAGATAAAACCCAACTTGGTGCGGTTTTGCTTGCAACAAGTCTGGTGGCAGATTTGCAGCTTATACTTTCATCTGTGGTCTGGGCTGTTGCGCTGTACGGTTTGAAAGATTTCAATGTTACTACCTCTGTGACAATTGTGTCACTTTCAGGTGGAGCACTTCTTGCAAATATTGTTTCTGTTATTTTGTTTATGGCAGATACTATTAAATCTAAAAGATAA
- a CDS encoding potassium channel family protein, which produces MDNQVVWIVLKKLRTPFLVLLITFSISIIGLMLIPAIDDKGHIYHLNFFDAFYFVSYMATTIGFGEGPYAFTYPQKLWVTFSIYLTVIGWFYAIGTIVALIQDEALKKAINLRKFIKQVKTLREDFFIIIGYNRVTKDIINNSDFRFVVIDKKEEKIDELNLEDFNPVVPAITGDGTNEIILKYAGIESKYCRGVISLFEDDAKNMQIATVCKLLNPKIDLIVKATSKNQEDYYKSLGIKYIINPFKIISDRIYLNITKPFIWLLELWAFGHKLILEQKDLLPKGKYLICGYGRMGHALEEGLKMAGINYNILKIETEDYVRKKGSVIFGDDEDRRVLESYDVKNSNAIFAATNNDLLNLTIINKAKKLNPKIYTIARENSLDDITIFQAAEIDRIYVLEKITAEYAITSISRPLVDAFIRKVREMDNSWGEVMVNMLKNIAGERPIYYEITINAENAYALMLKLKKRKITLGDIRKSRANRNELLHIVYLLLKRGDKIILMPGSDMEIKENDKLLIASNKENIEDFEYIVNNIYELDYVLGE; this is translated from the coding sequence ATGGATAATCAGGTAGTCTGGATTGTTCTTAAAAAATTAAGAACCCCTTTTTTAGTTTTGCTTATTACCTTTTCTATTTCTATAATCGGTCTTATGTTAATTCCTGCTATTGATGATAAGGGGCATATTTATCATCTAAATTTTTTTGATGCATTTTATTTTGTAAGTTATATGGCAACTACTATCGGATTTGGTGAAGGGCCTTATGCTTTTACATATCCCCAAAAACTTTGGGTTACTTTTTCAATTTATTTGACTGTAATAGGCTGGTTTTATGCAATAGGAACGATTGTTGCGTTAATTCAGGATGAGGCGCTTAAAAAAGCCATTAATCTAAGAAAATTTATAAAACAGGTAAAAACTCTTAGAGAAGATTTTTTTATAATTATCGGTTATAACAGGGTTACAAAAGATATAATTAATAATTCTGATTTCAGGTTTGTGGTAATTGATAAAAAAGAAGAAAAAATAGATGAACTTAACTTGGAAGATTTTAATCCTGTCGTCCCGGCAATTACAGGTGATGGAACCAACGAAATTATTTTAAAATATGCGGGAATTGAGTCAAAATACTGCAGAGGAGTAATTTCCTTATTTGAAGACGATGCAAAAAATATGCAAATAGCTACTGTTTGTAAACTTTTGAATCCCAAAATTGATTTAATTGTAAAAGCGACTTCTAAGAATCAGGAGGATTATTATAAATCTTTGGGCATAAAATATATTATCAATCCATTTAAAATTATTTCTGATAGAATTTATTTAAATATTACAAAACCTTTCATTTGGCTTTTGGAATTGTGGGCTTTTGGACATAAATTAATTCTTGAGCAAAAAGATCTTTTGCCAAAAGGTAAATATTTAATATGCGGATACGGCAGAATGGGGCATGCATTGGAAGAGGGGCTTAAAATGGCCGGAATTAATTATAACATTTTAAAAATTGAAACCGAGGATTATGTGAGGAAAAAAGGAAGTGTTATTTTTGGAGATGATGAAGACAGAAGAGTGCTTGAGAGTTATGATGTTAAAAATTCAAATGCAATATTCGCTGCCACAAACAACGACTTGTTAAATTTGACTATTATCAATAAAGCTAAAAAATTAAATCCAAAAATTTATACGATTGCCAGGGAAAATTCACTTGATGATATTACTATTTTTCAGGCTGCTGAAATTGACAGAATTTATGTTTTGGAAAAAATTACCGCTGAATATGCGATTACAAGTATTTCAAGACCGTTAGTTGATGCATTTATAAGGAAAGTCAGGGAAATGGACAACAGCTGGGGTGAGGTAATGGTTAATATGCTGAAAAATATTGCTGGAGAAAGACCTATTTATTATGAAATAACTATAAATGCAGAAAACGCATATGCCCTTATGCTAAAACTGAAAAAGAGAAAAATAACTTTAGGAGATATAAGAAAATCCAGGGCAAACAGAAATGAACTTTTGCATATTGTATATTTGCTGTTAAAAAGGGGAGATAAAATAATTCTTATGCCGGGTTCTGATATGGAAATAAAAGAAAATGATAAATTATTAATAGCTTCAAATAAAGAAAATATAGAAGATTTTGAATATATTGTGAATAATATTTATGAACTTGATTATGTATTGGGAGAGTGA
- a CDS encoding carbonic anhydrase, with amino-acid sequence MATKLFEGLKEFKKGDFEKHKELFSELKKGQNPHTFFIGCSDSRVVPNVITKALPGELFVVRNIANVVPPYKASSESSYKCTASALEYAVEYLEVRNIVVCGHSNCGGLKALFYDEKKLNKLPIVKRWLSLLDDVKKSVEHIEDGAFREWEIEHLNILKQIDNLTTYPFVEKRFKEGKLNIFGWYYIIETGEVYNYNFDTQEFELIN; translated from the coding sequence ATGGCAACAAAATTATTTGAAGGATTAAAGGAATTTAAAAAAGGTGATTTTGAAAAACACAAAGAGCTTTTTTCAGAACTCAAAAAAGGTCAAAATCCCCATACTTTTTTTATCGGTTGCAGTGACAGCAGGGTTGTTCCAAATGTTATTACCAAGGCTCTTCCGGGAGAACTTTTTGTAGTCAGAAATATTGCAAATGTGGTCCCACCTTATAAGGCAAGCTCAGAGTCGAGTTATAAATGCACAGCAAGTGCTCTTGAATATGCGGTTGAATATTTGGAAGTCAGAAACATAGTGGTTTGCGGGCATAGTAACTGTGGGGGATTAAAGGCTCTGTTTTATGATGAAAAAAAATTAAACAAACTCCCAATTGTAAAAAGGTGGCTTAGCCTTCTTGACGATGTCAAAAAGAGTGTAGAACACATTGAAGACGGGGCATTTAGGGAATGGGAAATAGAACATCTGAATATATTAAAACAGATAGATAATCTTACAACTTATCCCTTTGTGGAAAAACGATTTAAAGAAGGAAAATTAAATATTTTCGGATGGTATTATATAATTGAAACAGGGGAGGTTTATAACTATAATTTTGATACTCAGGAATTTGAACTTATAAATTAG
- a CDS encoding N-acetylmuramoyl-L-alanine amidase family protein, whose translation MRFLLVFLFSVLFACDTTSINSAYKDYYEYQRIYISAILDNNKNKEISALKNLIKCGKYLNFNVKEYENKLKRLTQKSKVLTKTEKEHVTPNNKPQKKYIKIISSNPFIITLPSNNLKHFILRKKIHVFDIPYTIIPKMYSKKINNIQIKVAQFNKKIVRVAIYSPKINYKIENKKLIIYLNKKITQKQTLIIPKTYKQRVIVIDPGHGGKDSGGIGIGHRMEKIAVLKIAKYLYSELKEMGYKVYLTRHGDYFIPLRERTHFANQKKADLFISIHCNIAPHHYTKVRGIETYFLSPTRNDRAIRVAKIENKEVKGLNYVDQRVILGFLNRDRIIDSQKLAIDIQAGMLYSLKKKYKQVIDGGVRPAPFWVLVGTQMPAILIETGYLTNPVEAKRLFNPAYQKLLAKGIAAGIYNYFKKNP comes from the coding sequence ATGAGATTTTTACTGGTTTTTCTTTTTTCTGTTCTTTTCGCATGTGACACAACTTCCATAAACAGTGCATATAAGGATTATTATGAATATCAGAGAATTTATATTTCAGCAATCTTAGACAATAACAAAAATAAAGAAATTAGCGCCCTTAAAAATTTAATAAAATGCGGAAAATATTTAAATTTCAATGTAAAAGAATATGAAAATAAATTAAAAAGACTAACCCAGAAATCAAAAGTTCTAACAAAAACAGAAAAAGAACATGTTACACCCAATAATAAACCTCAGAAAAAATATATAAAAATAATTTCTTCAAATCCTTTTATAATTACTTTACCCTCCAATAATCTAAAGCATTTTATATTAAGAAAAAAAATACATGTTTTTGATATCCCTTATACAATAATTCCAAAGATGTATTCAAAAAAAATTAATAACATTCAAATAAAAGTTGCCCAATTCAACAAAAAAATTGTAAGAGTGGCAATTTATTCCCCAAAAATAAATTATAAAATAGAAAATAAAAAACTTATCATTTATTTAAATAAAAAAATCACCCAAAAACAGACTTTAATAATTCCAAAAACATATAAACAAAGAGTAATAGTAATTGACCCGGGGCACGGGGGAAAAGACAGCGGAGGTATCGGTATCGGACATAGAATGGAAAAAATTGCCGTTTTAAAAATAGCAAAATACCTTTACAGCGAGCTAAAAGAAATGGGTTACAAGGTTTATCTGACAAGACACGGTGATTATTTTATACCGTTAAGAGAAAGAACGCATTTTGCAAACCAGAAAAAAGCAGATCTGTTTATTTCCATTCATTGCAATATTGCTCCTCATCATTATACAAAAGTAAGAGGAATTGAAACTTATTTTCTTTCTCCTACAAGAAATGACAGGGCAATAAGAGTTGCAAAAATAGAAAACAAAGAAGTAAAAGGACTTAATTATGTGGATCAAAGAGTTATTTTAGGATTTTTAAATAGAGACAGAATTATTGATTCACAAAAACTTGCAATTGACATACAAGCCGGAATGCTTTATTCTCTCAAAAAAAAATATAAACAAGTAATTGACGGCGGAGTAAGACCTGCTCCGTTTTGGGTACTGGTGGGTACTCAAATGCCGGCAATTCTTATAGAAACCGGTTATTTGACCAATCCTGTGGAAGCTAAAAGATTATTCAACCCGGCTTATCAAAAATTACTTGCTAAAGGTATAGCAGCGGGAATTTATAACTATTTTAAAAAAAATCCCTAA
- a CDS encoding nitronate monooxygenase, whose translation MKLKPLKIGKWEIKYPIIQGGMGLGISWDKLAGNVSKEGGLGVVSAVGTGYYENKKYAKELVEGRPVSEKNFYSKEALIKIFENARKICGDAPLGANVLYAINDYGRVVTDACIAGANIIITGAGLPTDMPEYTKDFPDVALVPIVSTGRAFRLIARRWEKRYKRIPDAVIVEGPLSGGHQGFKYEDCFKEENQLENLVPDVREEVDKWDKNIPVIAAGGIWDKKDIEKFLSLGADGVQMGTRFALTYECDASDVFKQILLNAKKEDIILMKSPVGYPARGIRTKLIKKVEKKEGPKIKCISNCVFPCHRGEEAKKVGYCIADRLADAYLGDEELGLYFSGAYAYKADKLMHVKDLIKELIGE comes from the coding sequence ATGAAACTAAAACCTTTAAAAATAGGAAAATGGGAAATTAAATACCCGATTATTCAAGGTGGTATGGGACTTGGCATAAGCTGGGACAAACTGGCCGGGAATGTAAGTAAAGAAGGCGGACTCGGGGTAGTCAGTGCTGTCGGAACCGGATATTATGAAAATAAAAAATATGCAAAAGAACTGGTTGAGGGTAGACCTGTAAGTGAAAAAAACTTTTATTCAAAAGAGGCTTTAATTAAAATTTTTGAAAATGCAAGAAAAATATGCGGAGATGCACCTCTTGGTGCAAATGTGCTATATGCCATTAATGATTATGGAAGAGTGGTAACAGATGCCTGCATTGCGGGAGCCAATATAATTATCACAGGAGCCGGACTTCCAACCGATATGCCGGAATACACAAAAGATTTTCCCGATGTTGCGTTAGTGCCTATAGTATCCACAGGAAGGGCTTTTAGACTGATTGCAAGAAGATGGGAAAAACGATACAAAAGAATACCTGATGCGGTAATAGTAGAAGGACCTTTAAGCGGAGGACACCAGGGCTTTAAATATGAAGATTGTTTTAAAGAAGAAAACCAGCTGGAAAATTTAGTGCCTGATGTAAGGGAAGAAGTTGATAAATGGGACAAAAACATTCCTGTAATTGCTGCAGGCGGAATTTGGGATAAAAAAGATATTGAAAAATTTCTATCCCTCGGGGCAGACGGAGTTCAGATGGGGACAAGATTTGCATTAACATACGAATGTGATGCAAGCGATGTGTTTAAACAAATTTTATTAAATGCAAAAAAAGAAGATATTATTTTAATGAAATCTCCGGTGGGATATCCGGCACGCGGAATTAGAACAAAACTTATAAAAAAAGTTGAAAAAAAAGAGGGGCCAAAAATAAAATGTATTTCAAACTGTGTTTTTCCTTGTCACAGAGGTGAAGAGGCAAAGAAAGTCGGATACTGCATTGCAGACAGACTTGCAGACGCATATCTTGGAGATGAGGAACTCGGTCTTTACTTCAGCGGGGCTTACGCATACAAAGCAGATAAACTAATGCATGTAAAAGATTTAATAAAAGAATTGATTGGCGAATGA